In Podarcis raffonei isolate rPodRaf1 chromosome 8, rPodRaf1.pri, whole genome shotgun sequence, the genomic window GAGCAGCTCTGTTAACTGCAAATctcagtggggaggaaaaacagCCCAGAAAATGGACTTGTTCTCCTCTCACGTGCACTAAAACCaacttgaatgaatgaatttattaatacggtcacagaccagcttcaacacacacaatatcacagatcataaaaaatatcagaaatacaagggaCAATATGCAATAACAagaatttaaatataaaaattaaaattaactgttagcgtgccccctgtaattaacatttaggggattggacattatgggataccacttgcttcctgcaattgattgcagacgcacagaatttagctacatttaatgtagtcttgggcttcttgtcctctagcagtagttttagactatggtattccgattctttcctagacttttgcaaaacaggtgtaataaaagtcaaacgtatatcctcataaagacgacaacgtaatagtacatgtgaagcagtttcaacttccaacgagccacaaggacagacccgtgctgtgtatggtttaccctcaaatctgccctgaagtaaggcagaagggagaacgttaaatctggcgagggtaaaagaccgtctgtatttgggtatctgaagacctgacagatagttagctggagagaaacctctcccatggtcccttattgctggatgtttgatcatttcgctcatgtggcattgtaattctacttcccagatacgctggcggattgtagtcctagctttctcgaagcctgtcgctatcagggtctgctgtgggatccccaagcctttgagcttttccagcagtgtagctttccatctggattggtaggtatctaataaggttaaaggtgccagcccaacTGGGAGGAAAATAAGCTAAAGCCAACTTCCTTAAATTTGTTGCTGGTGTTTATGCAGCGACatcatgcataccctccaacatatctcccaagaaaatagggatgtcctattacattactactactactactactactactactactactactactactatggttGGCTTCCAATATGTATAAAAAACCATAATgaaacatttaacattaaaaagcttccctatactaggctgccttcaggtgttttctaaaggtatggttacttatctccttggcatggGGCTCGCGTGACTTTCCATGGcctttctccactgaaaatagggacgttatatggaaaagcggggcattccaggatcaaatcagaaaatggggtggcttctgtaaatctgggactgtcactggaaaatagtGACACTCGAAGGGTCTGCATCATGGGCACCATGCATTGTTTATGGGCATCAAGCATTATAGAGCAACAAGATAATTTTGCCCTGCCATAATGCGTTTGCTGTCTATATACAGTAGTAGTTTGAAGTAAGGGAGGCAACAGAAAAAGTAGAGGAAGTGAGTGCAaatgggagtaagccccagtaaCTCTGTAAAAATCACACCAGCAAACATGCATAACATGCATAGGGCCAGACAGGCTCCTGTTTCCTAGTCCTTCCACAAAATCCCCATCTCAGCAGCCTTTTCCATTCTCATAATCATAGCATGAGGAAACATGAGCCTCTGTACAACATTTcctgtataagccattctttgcTTCCTTCCAGCTGGCCACTATTGGAACCAGTATTCTGGGCTAGCTAGACTGATGCTGGCTGATCCAgtcatgagccagtgtggtgtagtggttaaagtgttggacctTGTAGCTCTGCTCAGGCATGAAACCTGCTAGGTGACTTCAggtcagtctctcagcctaacctacctcacagggttgttgtgaggataaaatgtatttattgggtTACTAAAATATGTAATTGAGGGTCAGAGCCAAAAGGGGCACACTCCCAGTATCTTGTTCCCAGTGTAGATAATCCACCAGGGGGACTGAAGCCATTTCTAGTTCCAGCCAAGCTGTGGATTTAAAATCAATTATGAGCCACCTTGTAGATTTTTCAGATCAAAAAACAGACTatgaatatacaaaataaaatatttaaacaatGTTTCAGACATTGACATGCatagattccaggtgtatatatcttgtaacttaagtctgccttctaggatccttctgtgaacagaatgtgagtaaactattttatatacttttatacaagactgtgtcgtgtctattcttttaagagggaagaaaggggaattaccaggaaacttattttagaggcttatgcaagcctggcaaatctatccgctgtgtaagtttaaaaggggaaCGTTACTCTGTTAAAtcatagaacttgttaacacaagttgggaaggatataattaaacaatatatcctctcctgcctccctgaacattcccacagggaaTGGCAAAGCTCTCTGGCTTAGCCATCTTGTCAATTGAAAACAAAGTAGCAAAAGGAATTGATTTTAATGATGGGATTTCAAAATTTGCAGAGAACAAAgttaggaaaaaaatattttaagtgcttatgctcacaatgttaagtaaataaaccagaaaataacactttCAACTGTAAGTTatcttattttttcttcttttaagaatTTCAATGGGGGGACCACAGAACCACAGAAATCCTCTCATTTGTAGCCCCCCTCCCAATCTTCCTCAGTTACTCTCATGAGTTGAAGGCATTGTGGGGGCTACATTTCTGCACTGGCCCCTGCACAGAAACGACCCTTGACTCTGCCTTTGTAGGATCTGGGGAAGTCTCTGGGTGCCTCTATGCTCAGGTTTGTATGAGATGTCTGCCAGTTAGCCAGACTGACAGTTATTGAGCTTATTTCCCACAGAGTGTTTAGGAATAGTTTTATTAGTCTCTTATAGCAGAACCAACAAAGAGTCTTCTGGCACCTTAACAGCTTAGAAATTTATTTTGGCATAAGTTTTTGTGAACTGCAGTTGGCTTCATCAGATGCACAAGGTGTTATCCTGAGTTACAGGTACAAACACACAGTTCAGGAGTAGGAATTGTCAACAGTTAAGTCAGAAGGGaagaaaatgcagaaaagtaGAGAAATAGATTTTTATGTCATTTACACTGGCCATTCCCACAAAACCTAGTTACCACACAAACATTCTGGCATTGGTAATCCAATTAACACAGCCTATGCCTTAATAAGTGTGCTAGTCTGCCATATTACCATTAAAAGACCATATTATGAAAGGGTGCTTCTTGGATTCAGGGTCTGAATGTAAGGCAAGCCCATCTGTTCCCCCAGCTTTTCAAACAGAAAGGGAAGAGGTGATTCCATTGCTGTGTCCAGATCCCTGTCCCTGGGCGAAGTTTCAGCTGTAACATGCTGCAAACTTGCAGAAATGAAGTGACAAGATTCTGTGACGAGTTGGGCAGACTTCTCCCTTGTGGGCTGTTGCATCATTATTTTTTTGCATGACTGCTGTATTTCAGGAACAGTTCAAGCCAAGCTGCCATCTTGCtggcagagccactgccagtcagtgtggaaaaTAGTGAGCCGAATGGACCAATAGTGTTAGGAAGCTTCTGATGTCTCATCTGGTCCAAGTCCAAGAAATTGCAGGTGATGCTTCCAGGCTCCTTTTGCTTTCCTGATTGACAAGAGGTGTTTGGGCATAAAAGAGGTCTAATGCCATATTCTTCTGCTCTTTCTCAGACCTAACTAGTCGATAGCCCAGTAGCTTCAAGGCATCCTTACAGACCTCTTGCAGCTTTGCTATTTGAGGATAAGGAAGGGCCTTCCTCCAAGCCTGTGACACATTCACTGCATCCCTGGAGTCAACATCAAAGGCCTGCTTGCCAAGGCCCTGCCCATGGGTGATGTTGTGCACCCAGGACTGAAGGTTAGGAGAGAAGGGCAGTCCTGCAAAACTGTAGAGCTGAGCAGCTTTGGCCAAGGGATTGCTGGCAATATCTTCATACCGCACCAAGAGGTAGCGATCCTGGAGGGTGCTGGGAagggcctgcctgcctgcagtgtAAACCTCAACATGACTTTTGCAAATCTCCCGCATGGCAGCGTAGGGCTCGGTATCCATTGCATTCCTCTTGTGTCTCAGCACAATCCTCGTGTCCCGGGCCAGGCTACCTTCTGTGTTCTTGCGAGAGTGGAAAACGGCTCTGGGGTCACGGACCAGGTGGATGATTTTGAGGTTCAGGGAGGGGTCATTGAGGAGAGGATAGAGCACCTTGAGGTCAAAGATCCGGACCACCTTCAGAACAATGTGGCTGTAAGACCTGCAGGCCTCTTCGACTTTGCTGAAGGGGGATTTCCTACAGAGCATCTTGCAGGCATGCTTGGAGATGAAGTCACTGCGCTGGAAGGAGTTGCACACTGGTGGGGAACACAAGGCCCGGCTGACCTCCCACTGGAAGAGTTCTGACACATTTCTCTTCTGTGGAAGGTAGGCATCAAAGACTGACATGTCGCACTTGAAGACTGACCGGATGAGGTCCCGCACTGCCATGTGCAGGACATTGGCGCTGTTTTGGTACATGGTTGCCCAGACGTGCCAGGCTGGCTCCATCATGTAGAAGGCATCAGGGTGTTGGCTGAAGATCTGCCCGACGAAAGAAGACCCTGACCTCCAGGAGGAGAGGATGAGAATGTGCACCTGGGATGGCTCCTGTGCCAGAGGACATTTCCTGCCATGAAGCTGAAACCAGAAGGTGAGGGCAATGACCTGTATCGCCAAGATCACAAGAACTATTAACCTGGTCAGCTTCAGCATGGCAGCCCAAAGCCTTGAGGGTgggtaaagagagagaaagagaacacatTTCAGAGAATTGAACCACTATGCTCCTAGGGCCAAGACCTTTCAACACCCATCCTGTATTCAGAACTGGAGAGCTGTTTGAGTGCTAACTGGAACAGCACTTGTAGACAGGCTAAGTAAGGGCTGATCAGATCCATTGGTTTTGATCAGCTTGGACAACTCGGACAAATTCTGGCTTTTGCAAAGAAGTTGGCCAGAACAGATAATGTTCTTAGGTCCATTATGTTTTCTAAATATACATGTGCATATTCAGCTGTCACTTTGAAAGGGTGTGTTGTCAGTCATATAAAGAAAGGTTAAATAGGAATTGTAGAGAAACAACTGACCTGATGGCAACCTGGGAATTGGgtctgggcagaagacaaaatggcAGGGTATATGGGTCTAGGCAGCTCCTGAGAGCCCCACTTCATAAAGATGTGCTCAAAACAGCATATTGATGGTACTGCATCCCAAGCACCCTGATTAACCCATTATGGCACATCAACAAAAACCTTTCTCCACCATGCTGGAGGGTGGCAGCAAAATGAGGACATTCTGCTACACCTGGTGGCATTGCCCCTGGATCTGTGCGCTCTGGGCAgggattcttgctgaaattgcaGGAATTATGAAGCAACCAATAGATCCTGATCCCACTGTAGTCCTTTACTACCCTATTTTGTCATAGCTATCTCATGGTATTTCTCCTGGATCTTACCCGTCTGGAAATTGCTCATCAGTGGCAGTCTCAGGTTGGATGAAGTATGGCAAATTGCACTATCATAAAAGTAACACAGAAGCAGTAAAGATGCAAGAACACAGAATTCTATGCAGAGCGGTGCAGGGTGACCATTTTGTTGACACGTGGTTTCTCTTCACAGCATATATGGGAGGGAGAACACAAGATGAGACTTTGGGAAAGACCTTCTCCCACATTTATATCACTGCTATCCTTAGCAGGGAGTACTCCAAATTATTACTCTTAAACTCTTTGAATTGCTCAGAAATTATTCATGGGCACCATGTTCATTTCACTGGTTTTGAAGAAACATACATACTGCTAGTGCATTAACTGAGTGAGGAGTTGGCAGGGGAGGGGTCAGAGCTTGGCAGTCTCTGAGGTTTTTGATGGGAGCTGTCTCAGAGACCAGGGGAGCAAATGCCTATAGCCACTAATGCTGCCATCCCCAAAGGGAAATCAATGCCCTTATGCTTTAAAATAGACATCCTTCTGGGAATTCCTTacctgtggggtggggagggggctgcattGTGGCATGCAGTGCCAATCCCACCGTGTTGCTTGCATTATAGATGCCACCTgaccttttaaaaatgggaatgcAGGGGGGAATTACAAGCTGGTTAGCATAATGTTGGTTCTGAGTAAACGGGTGGGAAGCATTATCAAAGATAAAATTATTAAGCAATATAGCACAGAACAGGTGCAAGAGGCACTTTTGGGAATCTAAGAATCTCTTATGAgcgagaaagtctgttgcatggaagattttgacagctgtcaagagagctgcgagtcagctagttgccagctggaaaaagagaacattgtttctgctgtttttgttgttttatttgaaaataacgagggctgatacaaattaactggacttttggttttgagctgaaaggaatattaaggaactaaaatccccctagaggggtaatagggatactacattacaaaaatggctggagtacgtaaatttcaagcagaactggatagaacactcgctctcttgggaaacttgaaagatgaatacaatgttatgtctacaaagatatcactactacactggacagtgaacaacagttttgagcctgataaggacttgaaacaggaagcctacttaactgaacaagtaaatgaaactgaaagtgcagaaatgatggagcaaggtgctgtctttgaagaaaatgaaggagaagcaggagatgtgcacgagttaaaggagagttacaatatgaggcctgacatgatgataaaaaaggacaataaaaattggatgtggaaagcctggtctgaatgggagattataaatctgcggaaggtgaaagctggagccttggggacatctggatctgtaagaaatttgaaacaagagttggagccccccataggctttgcgttcaagtatggaagactggctggaagcaacaaggattctgctgggccggagcccctccgagacttggggtttaacattaaggaccatcaaagagaccggcagaaaggaactgagagagataaaagggcctcggacgtgaggtctccaggctaaataaataacataaagactgatggacattggttggggactggaaccgggaaaaagggcgggtggaggttgggaatccaaagggtacataaggataatttgtttttcttttcatttttaattagtggtaaggaaattgggtaaatcgtggaagggaaattttggtcgactttaggaaaaaggtttaagaacaattaatgaggtataagtattgatgtgtgtttttaataaggtaaaattggtttcttcttttttaaattaattgaaaataagattgtaaaaagtaaatggaggaaatggaaaaaagaagcaaagtaaaataatggtatgttagaataaatgtataaattaaggtaaagaaataagttaaggacttgctgaactgataatttaaattggaatacaagaaggggaggtgtgaggaggtctgagaaataaggttaagaacaataagtatgaataattttatgtgtttcttttctattttttctttctttgttgtttaattttgttatgtatttttgtatctttcttttgttttgtttattttttgttcttgtttaattcttgaaaatgctaataaatatttaattaaaaaaaaaaacaaaaggctgagcaaaaggcaaaaaaaaaaaaaaagaatctcttATGAGCATCGCAAAATATCAGTGCCAAATAATAAAAACTGGTGAGCCTCAGAATCAACAATAGGCAAGCACCTAAACACCCCAACTGCAAATAAAGCATGTgtgcacgcacacgcacacgcacacgcacacacactacATACAAAAAACCTCACCAGAGGCTCCTGAATCACTAAAGGCTTCTGGGCTGCCTCCGGAGAAGCAATAGACCTCCTATCTCAGCCCTTCAATCTCAGAAGCCAGTTTCGTGCAGCCAGGGCAAATTAATACCTAAGGCATCTGGGAAGgcaagctagctagctagctagcaatGCCTCTTCTGCACAGATGAAAACATCCAATGTCAAGAAAGCAAAACCTCAGGTTGTTGGCAGCCTCAACACGGGAAACAGAGCCTCTTGAACAGACGAACCATGCAAGGTGCTCCCTCCCCTTTCCACACACAAGTCAGTTTCACACACTGCCAGGTTAATTCTAAGAGGGGCAGCTGTGTCAGGACAAGCTGCAAGAGCATATTCTGCCCAACCGGCTCTCAGCAGTCCGGATCTGACACCTGGGAGTTTTAGGAAGGTCTATATGAATGCACCCACAAAATTTTTTTGTGACTGGGAACAGTTCCCTCCCTGCTGCATCTTCCACTGGGCTCCCACCCCGTTACCCTCCCTTGGACTTCTCCTTCTGTGGCCACTGCATTCACCAGCTGCTTAAGCAGAGGACAGCCCAGGGCTGCACATCTGATGGCCAGCGTATAGCTTCTCTGCAGTGAAGGAAGCAGCTGCCCTctttgcctctcaccttccagggGCCGTTGGGGCAACGCCTTCCATCTTGTGGGAAGAAGGGTGGGGTTTTATATCACTTGTTAAGCAGGCAGTAAAATACCCTGCAACGCACCCCTAGGCCTTTACCTCTGCTGTTCCTTATGCCAGATCCCTGGCAGAGTTTTCATCCGATAGGGATCACTTGTTAATGCAGGTCAGTGTCTCCCTCTTTGATCCTGGGCATCCAAGCAGCATGGCGGAAACAGACACATGCTCTCCCACTGGCAGGCGCACACTTTTCTCCCACAGAGCCTCCCGTCTCACTCACCTCCCGTTGATCCAGGGGCCTCCTGGGGTCGCAAGCCCAGCTTCCTTGAGGAGCCACAAGCAACAGGAAGAGCTGGTTGTTCCCTGGCAGCAGATCTGCCCAGTCCTGCACTGCTGGGTGCTCTGTGGTGTGAAGGCTGCTGTCAGGAGGAAAGGAGGGAACACACAGGAGAGACACCTGCTCCAACCTATGGAGGTGTGTGCTGAGAGGGCGGGGGTGGGAAGGAGCTATTCGGACAGCACAGCTCTTCTGTGCAGAGGAAACaaaagatgcctgcaggaaagagGGTTTGTATCCCAATCCCAGGGCAGTGTGACACAATGCCCTGAGGTGCTGCTGCCCACCCATGCCAGCCCAAAGCTTCACTGCCGCCTGGTGCAGCATCCAAGGCATGGCAGGCTCCCCTCTTGACTGCCACCACCAGAGACCCAGAGCCACCTGGCAAAAGAGATGCGACAGAGCTGCAAGACCACCTTCATGGCCAATGTCCACACCCTCTCTGGCAACCCTTGGTGCTCCTTCTCTCTGGGTCACAGACTGCCAAAAGAGCAGCTCCAGAGGGTGCTGCCCTCTGCCCAGATCCCTCCCAGCAGGGTGGGAGCCGGGCAAGCTGCAAGGGCTGCTACATTGAGATCCAGGGAAATCCTCTTGTTCCCTGGAGAGGTAACCTTGCTGCTGAGCATTTGCCTGTGGGTCTGTGCATCGGCAGAGAAATGCAGAAAAGGTGGAGGGGGCACTACATAGGCAAGTGCTCTCCCTTTGCTCACTGGTTGGGTAACTTGGTACTGTAGCCTAAAATGCTAGGAAACGTAGCTGCTAAGAAGCTTTCCttgtccccttcccctctttgacTCTTGTGATCTCTTTTATGCGGGCATGCCTCGCCTTTTGATCTAGCAGAGTCTGCATAGGGCAGGAGAAGGATTGGCCTTGGAGGGAGAGggatgggaaagggaaagggcAGGAAAAGTGAGCAGCCCCTGAACTTGGCATTAGCCAGAAGCTTCTATAGGAAGGTTAAGACTGACTCTGCAGGGATCTGGCACACCCTGTAAACCAAACCCTTCCTgctaagcagtggcgtagcgtggattgtcagcacctggggcaaggcaagtaatttgcgccccctaacctgtggatttgcgccccctaaccctaacccccagatgtggcgcccggtgcggccggccccccctgcaccccccacgctacgccactgctgctaAGACATCAGTCTCCGTCCAACAGTAACCTTCTGCTGGGAGACTGGAAAGCAGCCAGGCCTGCTCCAGGAGGCTGAGAGCCCAGGGATGGCTGAATGGGCAGTGATGGATGGGCAGGAAGGGCCGGGCTCCTTCTACTGCCAAGCACAGAGGCTGAGGCTTCCTCCCCGCACTTGGGCTTTTGTTCTTGTTCAGCCATCCGGCTGGTGGCTACTGATGTAGGACAGGCATCCGCATTGCCTAAGGATTTGCCCACATTTTGTTTGTCCTGTGCCTAAAAGGTGTGTCCAATaggttttcatcatcatcatcatcaaaccttttataggcatcacatacaaacatccatagcAAATTAGTACAGAATTACCACCTTCCCAGTGACACAAAACATTTGTCAGATGaaagaggcagagcagtctaaCATTACatgtctccagggagatcagaggTCTGCAGTGTGTTTTGACAACAAAAACCAGataaagatatttagccactaacttggtgagctcctgattattccccaaaaatagaaaatatatgacctctaactctggtttccatttggggatgcagagttgatctaggAACTGCTGGCGGAGATCAACATATAGTTTACATTTtttgcccaagaaagttgaaagttAAGAGTGGAGCATGttttgtctgctgctgctgctgctgctgctgctgctagttcCTGGCGTTCAATGTCCCACAACCTAGTTTTTATTATAGCCCTGGCAGATGGTGGGGACATCGATTGCAAAATTCCACTGACAGCCCAAGTTGCTGTACCTTTATGTTAAAGGTAGCCCTAGGCTTTATGTTAAAGGTAGCCCGTTATAGCCCTAGGGAAAGAAAGGGATCTAGCAAAACTTCACTAAGGAGAGGATCTTTATCTGTTGTGAGGCAGATGTTTAACCAGCATGTAAGAAATCTCGCCCAGCTATGGTCTCTACCTTGTGTTGACCTCCCTCTAGACACAAGGCTGCAAAGGCTACACAATGTGGGACGGCAAAATTCTTAAAAAGGAAAGCTGCCTGCACTCGTTCTACCCtggcagccagactggaatgCCGTAAAGCAATTGAGCTATAACTTTGGGGCTGAAGACCTTCAGGGCAGAGGGGATATGTGAATTACCTCTTGTTATAAAGAAACGCATTATGGCCTGCATAGACATCTTACTGGCATTCACCGCTGTTGCACGGTGCGAGGACCATAGTAGCCCATTATGGAATGTGATTCCCAGGTAATTGAATTTGAATACCTGCTGGATGTGTTTTCCACCAAATACCCAGCTATAACTTTTGCATTAATTCCCCAAAACCATTATTTTGCTTTAATCAAAGTTCATGCATAATTTCATTCTGGACAGATAGTCAATACAGTAATTTTACAAACGTTTTAGCCCAATTCTTGTCCGTAAAAGCAAAATCATATCATCTGTGTATAGAAGGATGGGAATGCTTGATGCGTTGAGTTTTGGGCTGTGGGCATCCACCTGTTTTAGAAAGAAGCGAGGTCCTTaagcaaaagattaaaaagagagggagCGAGTACACAGCCCTTTACACCTCTGTTTATAACGACAGGATCTGTCATTACGTTCCCTGGTGTTGTTCTTATGCGACAGGTGTTCTTTGTGTGAAGCTTTTTGATCAAGTAAAGTAATCTAGGTTCCAGGCCCATTGTTTCCAATTTGGACCATAACAGCTGTCTGTTGACAGTGTCAAAAGCAGCCTTGATATCAAGGAAGGCCACATAAAGACATTCTTTATGAAGTCGCTTGTACTTAGTGGCTAAATAAGATAACACCAAACAGTTGCGTAAAATAGATTTCCCTGGCCTGAACCCTGCCTGCTCTGGACCTATGATGTTATTCTCATCAAGTCAAGTAGTTAGTTTATTTAACAGATGTTTAGCATACAATTTCCCAATGTTTGACAGTAGACTTATTGGCCAATAATTTGATGTCAGCTTtttgtcaccttttttaaagattgggataattatagaTTGCTGCCATGAGTTGGGTATGATACCAGATCTATCTATCATAGTGAATAGTTCCACTAGTATCGGAGGCCACCACTCTGGCTTGGCTTTGATCAATTCAGATGGAATAGCATCAGGGCCGGCAGCCTTTCCTGCTTTCATCTGGTCAATTAAAGTTATAACTTCGGTGATGGAGACAGGGGGCCACTCATCCACGAAAGTAAAATTGGCATGGTCCTGACTATCAGGTGGAATACAGTCATCGAAGAAAACCGCCTTAAAATGCTCTACCCATGACAATGATGGAATCAACATCAGCGAATCATCCTGTGTCTGTGGGGAGTCTGCTACAGCCTTCCAAAATTTCTTATGATCTTTCTTTTGGATGGTTGAGAGTAGCGTATCCCAACATGCCTGACTATATCTTATCCGGCTGAGCTGGATAGTTTCcctaagttgtcgagatctggaGAAGTAAATGTCAGGCAATCGagagctgcctgtctctctgaaCTCTCTATAGATTCTCCTGACCTTGGTTTTAATTGCTATGATTTCTTTGTCAGTCCAATTGTCAATCCCCCTCTTCTTAGGTGGCCTGTGCGAGTGTAAATGACACAGTTCAGTTGTTAAAGTGTCAATAAATTCCTCAAACCGAGTGACTCCAACAACACAGGAAAGTTCACCTTTCTCTACCGAAAACAAATGAATCACATGGTCAGAATTCGCCAAGCTTTGGAAAAGAGATAGTGTATGCTTGTTAACTTGTATCCTTGTGTGCTGGAGACTCAGTTCCTGGGGGGATGGATTAATTAACTGTTCTGACTTCCTCAATGGAAAGACAAGTTTGCAATGTAGAGGGAGATGGTCACTGAGCATAGGATCACCTATGTAAAACTCAGCCACGTAGGGCATCAAATTAGTGGGTATCAGAATATAGTCCACCATACTATTTCCCTGCAGGGAGATATAGGTAAAATTCCCAGAGCTTTCCCAATCAGTTAGCCCATTGAGCCACGTCAGGGCCCTGGTGGTGGTCAGCTTGGTGAGTCGCAGACCAGCCAGATTAATTACTGGATCCTGGGATCTATGTTCCCAAAAACAGAAGTCTGGAAGAACAGAGGTATCCAAGATCTCCCATGTTTTGTATACACTTCCCACCCTTGGCCTAGGTTTTCCACTaggcccatgctttctaggcacaggtctgagtaTTTTTctatttgccctgctgctttccctgagaaaacccactgttttggagctgaatcagagcaaagatCAACCTGAAGAAAACCcagttgccatttgctctgattcagtggtaaagaacaGGTTTCCCTAGGGGTAAGCGGTGAAGCAAGCAGAAGTATGGACGAGCTCACAGTGGGGTGATCTCATGGTGGGGCGTTGGACAAAATGACCCAATGGTTTTCTTCCAGTCCTGATGCTTGACAAAATTCCTCCTCTAACTGTGATATTTGCGAAAC contains:
- the LOC128420402 gene encoding carbohydrate sulfotransferase 4-like, which produces MLKLTRLIVLVILAIQVIALTFWFQLHGRKCPLAQEPSQVHILILSSWRSGSSFVGQIFSQHPDAFYMMEPAWHVWATMYQNSANVLHMAVRDLIRSVFKCDMSVFDAYLPQKRNVSELFQWEVSRALCSPPVCNSFQRSDFISKHACKMLCRKSPFSKVEEACRSYSHIVLKVVRIFDLKVLYPLLNDPSLNLKIIHLVRDPRAVFHSRKNTEGSLARDTRIVLRHKRNAMDTEPYAAMREICKSHVEVYTAGRQALPSTLQDRYLLVRYEDIASNPLAKAAQLYSFAGLPFSPNLQSWVHNITHGQGLGKQAFDVDSRDAVNVSQAWRKALPYPQIAKLQEVCKDALKLLGYRLVRSEKEQKNMALDLFYAQTPLVNQESKRSLEASPAISWTWTR